The Thalassotalea sp. 273M-4 genome includes a region encoding these proteins:
- a CDS encoding CDP-glycerol glycerophosphotransferase family protein, translating to MNMQQPKINKYLFYVTLSYSFNVLRPIEQVLKQRGHQVAWFIPQHSEAAAFSETTDRLFRTIAEVKAYQADAVLVPGNYIPDFFPGIKVQVFHGFDSGKKNKFNIRGFFDLYCTQGPNITNAFNNINDGTCEVVETGWSKLDPLFTLHADTDKYQSASPTILYAPTFSPKLTSTYALLPHIESLAKKHPWQWLIKLHPKAKTDEIAMFKALAQRQQNVRFIETSNVIPLLQAADVLVSDTSSILAEFALQAKPVVALNNRRPEDWMINFSSPEHLEEKIEYALSNDPKLLSLIDQHCSSIHPYKDGQSSKRVVEAIDDLISRGTAHLKAKPWNIIRKLKMRKKFKYYHWR from the coding sequence ATGAACATGCAACAGCCTAAAATTAATAAGTACCTTTTTTACGTTACTTTGTCGTATTCCTTTAATGTCCTTCGTCCCATTGAACAGGTTTTAAAACAACGAGGACATCAGGTTGCTTGGTTTATACCTCAACATTCAGAAGCGGCCGCGTTCAGTGAAACAACCGATCGACTTTTTAGAACCATTGCTGAAGTTAAAGCATATCAGGCCGATGCCGTGCTTGTTCCTGGCAATTATATTCCTGACTTTTTCCCAGGAATTAAAGTTCAAGTTTTTCATGGCTTTGATTCTGGTAAGAAAAACAAATTTAATATTCGTGGTTTTTTCGACCTTTATTGCACCCAAGGCCCGAATATCACTAATGCATTTAACAACATAAATGATGGTACTTGTGAAGTTGTCGAAACCGGTTGGTCTAAATTAGACCCTCTTTTTACTTTGCATGCTGACACCGATAAATATCAAAGTGCATCACCTACCATATTATATGCACCAACGTTTTCACCGAAATTAACCAGCACCTATGCGTTGCTTCCTCATATTGAATCACTGGCTAAAAAACACCCATGGCAATGGCTGATTAAGCTACACCCAAAAGCTAAGACAGACGAAATAGCGATGTTTAAAGCTTTGGCTCAGCGCCAGCAAAATGTTCGATTTATTGAAACCAGCAATGTCATTCCTCTATTGCAAGCAGCAGATGTATTAGTTTCAGATACCTCATCTATCTTGGCTGAATTTGCCCTGCAGGCAAAGCCAGTGGTTGCTTTGAACAACCGTAGACCAGAAGATTGGATGATTAACTTCTCAAGCCCTGAACATCTAGAAGAAAAGATTGAATATGCATTAAGTAATGACCCTAAGCTACTGTCACTCATTGATCAGCACTGTAGCAGCATCCACCCTTACAAAGATGGTCAATCGAGCAAACGAGTGGTTGAAGCCATTGATGATTTAATTAGTCGAGGGACTGCGCATTTAAAAGCCAAGCCTTGGAATATTATCCGCAAACTTAAAATGCGTAAAAAGTTTAAGTACTACCATTGGCGATAA
- a CDS encoding mechanosensitive ion channel domain-containing protein, protein MNSKNLLLPIRFYLLFAFTLLILSTLAQAQDSSPSETQNNDQKQTEMASLSKEINESTEEIKELSLALKSATGEEYDAIQLRLYQKNMALRASIETAIDEEVFEPKVLQQMVKGQANYTERAMTYIEGKFLEKVNEINTAELDAKLSLLPGYKELHEFFDLMYRWSWQNEQWRQKLGIAKPKTVEVLKEKYEIRMDLVSASIDYLMQQQKTVSTQLSQSPESEKASFQLQKLINDQRLDIAVNSLRQLSSDAAEMGMKTAEYRQLIFKATGSITHDLLDFEVLWGILVSASKSVFNWLSENAADVFFKILIFILVLFIAHPVAKLTRRVVGKTVASKNLNFSQLMQDFFISISSKTVWVIAILIGLSQIGINLAPVLTGFGIAGVIIGLALQDSLSNLAAGMMLLIYRPFDVGDFVHAGGVDGKVNKMSLVNTTIRTFDNQIIIVPNNKIWGDVIKNVTHERTRRVDMVFGIGYNDDLLKAEQILIDIATSHPAVLPVPETMVKLHTLNTSSVDFIVRPWVKTDDYWDVYWDVTKEVKLRFDREGISIPFPQQDVHLHMVKGNKENDQLKRIRLSDEPKLDKNEQQQNDEKS, encoded by the coding sequence ATGAATTCTAAAAACCTTCTATTACCCATTCGATTTTACCTGCTTTTTGCCTTTACCCTTTTAATCTTATCAACTCTGGCTCAAGCGCAAGATTCATCACCATCTGAAACACAGAACAACGATCAAAAGCAAACCGAAATGGCTTCGTTGAGTAAAGAAATCAACGAATCTACAGAAGAAATAAAGGAATTATCGCTTGCCCTAAAATCGGCGACAGGTGAGGAGTATGATGCTATTCAACTTCGACTCTACCAAAAAAATATGGCATTAAGAGCCAGTATTGAAACCGCCATTGATGAGGAAGTTTTTGAACCCAAAGTTTTACAACAAATGGTTAAGGGCCAAGCGAATTATACCGAACGAGCGATGACATACATAGAAGGTAAGTTTCTTGAGAAGGTCAATGAAATCAATACAGCAGAGCTCGATGCTAAGTTATCTTTATTGCCTGGTTATAAAGAGTTGCATGAATTTTTTGATCTGATGTATCGTTGGAGTTGGCAAAATGAGCAGTGGCGTCAAAAACTGGGAATAGCAAAACCCAAAACCGTTGAGGTTTTAAAAGAAAAATACGAAATTCGTATGGACTTGGTGTCGGCATCTATTGACTATTTAATGCAGCAACAAAAAACCGTTTCGACGCAATTATCGCAAAGTCCAGAGTCAGAAAAGGCGAGTTTTCAATTGCAAAAATTGATCAACGATCAGCGATTAGATATTGCCGTAAACAGTTTACGTCAACTAAGCTCAGACGCCGCTGAAATGGGGATGAAAACGGCAGAATATCGTCAGCTTATTTTTAAAGCGACAGGGAGTATTACGCACGATTTACTCGACTTTGAAGTCCTTTGGGGCATATTAGTAAGCGCCTCTAAAAGTGTGTTCAACTGGTTAAGTGAGAACGCAGCGGATGTATTTTTTAAAATACTGATATTTATCTTAGTTTTATTTATTGCCCACCCAGTGGCCAAATTAACTCGACGGGTGGTTGGTAAAACCGTTGCATCTAAGAATTTAAATTTCTCTCAATTGATGCAAGACTTTTTTATATCCATATCGAGTAAGACCGTTTGGGTGATTGCGATTCTCATCGGCTTATCTCAAATTGGCATCAACTTAGCCCCAGTTCTAACCGGTTTTGGTATCGCTGGTGTGATTATTGGTTTGGCCTTGCAAGACAGTCTTTCTAATTTGGCCGCCGGTATGATGTTACTCATTTATCGTCCATTTGATGTTGGTGATTTTGTTCATGCCGGTGGCGTTGATGGCAAAGTTAATAAAATGAGCTTAGTAAATACCACGATCAGAACCTTTGATAATCAAATCATTATTGTGCCGAATAATAAAATCTGGGGTGATGTAATAAAAAATGTTACCCATGAGCGAACTCGACGAGTCGATATGGTCTTTGGTATTGGTTACAACGATGATTTACTCAAAGCTGAGCAGATTTTAATCGATATCGCGACGTCACATCCAGCGGTATTACCTGTACCGGAAACTATGGTGAAATTACATACATTAAATACTTCCTCTGTTGATTTTATTGTCCGTCCATGGGTTAAAACCGATGACTACTGGGATGTTTATTGGGATGTCACCAAAGAAGTAAAACTTAGGTTTGACAGAGAAGGGATCTCAATCCCATTTCCGCAACAAGATGTGCATTTGCACATGGTGAAGGGGAATAAAGAGAATGATCAATTAAAACGTATTAGGCTAAGTGATGAGCCTAAGTTAGATAAAAATGAGCAGCAGCAAAACGATGAAAAAAGCTAA
- a CDS encoding YgiQ family radical SAM protein — protein sequence MIPLPKTELFDYPKYWAECYGSAPFFPMSKKEMDALGWDSCDIILVTGDAYVDHPSFGMAIIGRMLESQGFRVGIISQPDWHSKDAFMTLGKPNLFYGVTAGNMDSMINRYTAERRIRHDDAYTPNNEGGKRPDRAVLVYSQRCKEAYKDVPVVIGGIEASLRRIAHYDYWSDKVRRSVLFDAKADILIYGNAERPLVEVAHRIARGENVTEIKDVHGTAFITKTALPGWRGVDSRSIDRPGKIDPIVSPYQEITASTCEQSTDEQDNSVDVSKEAVPIQISDYQNKSWSKRFKPWEKTYVKLPSFEQVSNNKVLYAHASRIFHQEVNPASARALMQSHGDRSIWLNPPAIPLSEKEMDGVFGLPYARVPHPSYGDAKIPAYDMIKTSINIMRGCFGGCSFCSITEHEGRIIQSRSQQSIIDEIEDIKAKVPGFTGVISDLGGPTANMYQLRCKSPKAEATCRRPSCVWPDICGHMDTDHTPTIELYRKARKVKGIKKVLIASGVRYDLAIRDPDYVKELATHHVGGYLKIAPEHTEEGPLAKMMKPGMGSYHKFKEMFDHYSKVAGKKQYLIPYFISAHPGTTNKDMINLALWLKSNDFKLDQVQNFYPSPLANATTIYHTEMDSLNKIRKDNASVPVPKGTIQRRLHKAILRYHDPVNWPIIREAITKMGLARKLIGSGPGCLVPAETRAEKSMAFKKGKNNASGRKTSPGQQRPMSKGKRGSNKSQPGLTRFSNDQFKKRK from the coding sequence ATGATCCCATTACCAAAAACAGAATTATTTGATTATCCCAAATACTGGGCTGAATGTTATGGCTCTGCCCCATTCTTTCCCATGTCTAAAAAGGAAATGGATGCACTCGGTTGGGACAGTTGTGACATCATTCTAGTGACCGGCGACGCCTATGTTGATCACCCAAGTTTTGGTATGGCAATTATTGGCCGGATGCTGGAATCACAAGGTTTTCGTGTTGGTATCATAAGCCAGCCAGATTGGCATTCTAAAGATGCTTTTATGACATTGGGCAAGCCCAATCTATTTTATGGGGTAACAGCGGGTAACATGGACTCGATGATTAACCGCTATACTGCTGAACGGCGAATTCGCCACGATGACGCCTATACCCCTAACAACGAAGGTGGCAAACGCCCAGATCGAGCGGTGTTAGTTTACAGCCAACGTTGTAAAGAAGCCTACAAAGATGTGCCAGTTGTTATTGGTGGTATTGAAGCCAGTCTTCGCCGAATAGCCCATTATGATTATTGGTCTGATAAAGTTCGACGCAGTGTGTTGTTTGACGCCAAAGCCGATATCTTAATTTATGGTAATGCTGAACGTCCGCTCGTTGAAGTGGCGCATAGAATAGCGCGCGGTGAAAACGTAACTGAGATTAAAGATGTCCATGGTACCGCATTTATTACCAAAACAGCCTTGCCAGGTTGGCGTGGTGTTGACTCGCGCAGTATTGACCGTCCAGGTAAAATTGACCCGATTGTTAGCCCATATCAAGAAATTACAGCTTCAACCTGTGAGCAATCAACCGATGAGCAAGATAATAGCGTCGACGTTAGTAAAGAGGCTGTACCGATTCAAATCAGTGATTATCAAAATAAAAGCTGGAGCAAAAGATTCAAGCCTTGGGAAAAAACCTACGTTAAATTACCAAGTTTTGAGCAAGTATCGAATAACAAAGTACTCTATGCCCATGCTTCGAGAATTTTTCATCAAGAAGTTAACCCAGCCAGTGCCAGAGCTTTAATGCAAAGCCATGGCGATCGCAGTATCTGGTTAAATCCGCCAGCGATTCCACTGAGTGAAAAAGAAATGGATGGGGTGTTTGGTTTACCCTATGCTCGGGTACCACACCCAAGTTATGGCGATGCAAAAATTCCCGCGTATGACATGATCAAAACCTCGATTAATATTATGCGTGGTTGTTTTGGTGGTTGTTCATTTTGTTCAATAACCGAGCACGAAGGACGCATTATTCAATCTCGTTCGCAGCAATCTATCATTGACGAAATTGAAGATATTAAGGCCAAAGTACCTGGTTTTACTGGTGTTATTTCCGATCTTGGTGGACCAACAGCGAACATGTATCAATTACGTTGTAAAAGCCCAAAAGCAGAAGCGACGTGTCGTCGACCAAGTTGTGTTTGGCCAGATATTTGTGGTCATATGGATACCGACCATACCCCAACGATTGAACTTTATCGTAAGGCTCGAAAAGTTAAGGGGATTAAAAAAGTATTAATTGCCTCAGGGGTACGCTATGACTTAGCGATTCGTGATCCAGACTACGTGAAAGAATTGGCAACGCATCATGTGGGTGGTTATTTAAAAATCGCACCCGAGCACACCGAAGAAGGGCCATTGGCGAAAATGATGAAGCCCGGCATGGGTTCGTATCACAAGTTTAAAGAGATGTTTGACCATTACTCAAAAGTTGCCGGTAAAAAACAATATTTGATCCCATATTTTATTTCGGCCCATCCAGGCACCACAAATAAAGACATGATTAACTTAGCATTATGGCTAAAAAGCAATGACTTTAAACTGGATCAGGTGCAGAATTTTTATCCGTCACCGCTTGCTAATGCGACAACGATTTACCATACAGAAATGGACTCGTTAAATAAAATCCGTAAAGATAATGCTTCGGTTCCAGTGCCCAAAGGCACAATCCAAAGACGTTTGCATAAAGCCATTTTACGATACCACGATCCGGTAAATTGGCCGATCATTCGCGAAGCGATCACTAAGATGGGACTGGCTAGAAAATTGATTGGCAGTGGTCCGGGTTGTTTAGTACCCGCTGAAACCCGAGCAGAAAAGAGTATGGCGTTTAAGAAAGGTAAAAATAATGCCAGTGGACGTAAAACATCTCCAGGTCAACAAAGGCCGATGTCTAAAGGCAAACGGGGTTCGAACAAGAGTCAACCTGGGTTGACTCGTTTTAGTAACGACCAGTTTAAAAAACGAAAATAA
- a CDS encoding S9 family peptidase has translation MKYSLLVASVTFLLSGCAANDISKGNTVTPNTPLSAPVQGEKPTHPDHTKVITLEKIMSDPDWIARSPMSWYWGDDANTVYYMQKRKGNPLQDLIEKRLMSQGNGDKVALNELHLRSDRNAVLSADGTKELYTFKGNVFLKDLVTANVTQLTYTTAQESQAMFLSNGHVAYRVGNIFYQFDTLNNQIRELANLKTSNTPGVAREEQSYISKEQHKLIDYIALQKRNSDLKAKQNSQLMSENDTIATSVFYFGEGKRIANAELSPNGKMMVVSVAKDEPWSNKGDIMPNYITSEATIDAQQVRRRVSDNRKYSEQVYLLDLENDAQYLLSYDTLPGFDEDVLAKVRQENYAREGKTYESKKSPRNIYMMNNIEWHNDSKQVAVMLRAWDNKDRWIATIDFENKAFVNQHRLHDDAWINWSFNSYGWMNNSETLYYLSEESGYSHLYVKPVNGKAKALTQGQYEVRDLTLTKDDTKFYFQGNKKHPGIYEIYSVAVNDAKLTQLTDLGGKNDYALSPDENKLLIEHSTTTMPPELYVQDAKAGASATRITQTVSAEFLSMPWVAPTVVEVPSSHTKQGIFSRVYQGEQASASEKSKAVMFVHGAGYLQNSHLGWSGYFREFMFHSLLVQEGYTVIDMDYRASAGYGRDWRTAIYRHMGKPELEDMLDGVDWLVENANVDRERVGVYGGSYGGFMTLMALFKEPEVFQSGSALRLVADWTSYNHGYTSNILNTPEDDKIAFERSSPIYFAEGLSKPLLINAPMVDDNVFFQDTVRLVQRLIELEKQDFETAIYPVEPHGFVQPSSWLDEYRRIFKLFENTL, from the coding sequence ATGAAATATTCGTTACTAGTGGCTTCCGTCACTTTCCTCTTAAGCGGCTGTGCGGCCAATGACATTTCCAAAGGCAATACGGTTACGCCTAATACCCCGTTAAGCGCGCCAGTTCAGGGGGAAAAACCGACTCACCCAGATCACACCAAAGTGATCACTTTGGAAAAAATCATGTCTGATCCTGACTGGATCGCACGTTCTCCGATGAGTTGGTATTGGGGCGACGACGCCAATACGGTTTACTATATGCAAAAGCGCAAAGGAAACCCGCTTCAAGATCTCATCGAAAAGAGATTAATGAGCCAAGGTAATGGTGATAAAGTTGCGTTAAACGAACTTCATCTTCGTTCTGATCGTAATGCTGTTCTAAGTGCTGACGGCACCAAAGAGTTATATACCTTTAAAGGCAACGTGTTTTTAAAAGACTTGGTAACAGCTAACGTTACCCAGCTTACATACACCACAGCCCAAGAAAGCCAAGCAATGTTTTTGTCTAATGGCCATGTTGCTTATCGTGTAGGTAATATTTTTTATCAATTTGATACCCTAAACAATCAAATTCGTGAACTGGCAAATCTTAAAACCAGTAACACACCTGGTGTTGCTCGTGAAGAGCAAAGCTATATCTCTAAAGAACAACACAAACTGATTGACTACATTGCATTACAAAAGCGTAATTCTGATTTAAAGGCTAAGCAAAACAGCCAATTAATGAGTGAAAATGACACTATTGCAACGTCAGTATTTTACTTTGGGGAAGGTAAACGTATTGCCAATGCCGAATTATCTCCCAATGGTAAAATGATGGTTGTGAGCGTGGCAAAAGATGAACCTTGGAGTAATAAAGGCGATATTATGCCAAATTACATTACTTCAGAAGCCACCATCGATGCACAGCAAGTACGTCGTCGCGTATCAGATAACCGCAAATACTCTGAACAAGTTTACCTACTTGATTTAGAAAATGACGCCCAATACTTGTTGTCATACGACACTTTACCTGGCTTTGATGAAGATGTGTTGGCTAAGGTTCGCCAAGAGAACTATGCTCGCGAAGGTAAAACCTACGAGTCGAAAAAGTCGCCTCGTAATATTTACATGATGAACAACATTGAATGGCATAACGACTCAAAACAAGTCGCCGTTATGTTACGCGCATGGGATAACAAAGATCGTTGGATTGCAACCATTGACTTTGAAAACAAAGCGTTTGTTAATCAGCATCGCCTGCACGATGACGCTTGGATTAATTGGTCGTTTAACAGTTACGGCTGGATGAATAACAGCGAAACTCTGTATTACTTATCAGAAGAGAGTGGTTATTCGCATTTATATGTAAAACCTGTTAATGGCAAAGCAAAAGCGTTAACTCAAGGTCAATATGAAGTGCGCGATCTGACCTTAACCAAAGATGACACTAAGTTTTATTTTCAAGGTAACAAAAAGCATCCTGGCATTTATGAAATCTACTCTGTTGCTGTAAATGACGCCAAGCTGACTCAATTAACTGATTTAGGCGGCAAAAATGACTATGCCTTATCGCCTGATGAGAACAAGTTATTAATTGAACACTCTACCACTACAATGCCACCAGAGCTTTATGTGCAAGATGCAAAAGCTGGCGCCAGTGCAACTCGTATTACCCAGACGGTGTCTGCGGAGTTTCTATCTATGCCTTGGGTTGCGCCAACGGTGGTTGAGGTACCTTCATCGCATACCAAACAAGGTATTTTTTCTCGTGTTTATCAAGGTGAACAAGCATCGGCTAGCGAAAAAAGTAAAGCGGTGATGTTTGTGCACGGTGCGGGTTACTTACAAAACTCGCACTTAGGTTGGTCAGGATATTTCCGTGAATTTATGTTCCATTCACTTTTGGTACAAGAAGGTTACACGGTTATCGATATGGACTATCGCGCATCTGCTGGTTACGGACGTGATTGGCGCACTGCAATTTACCGTCACATGGGTAAGCCAGAGCTTGAAGACATGCTTGATGGCGTTGACTGGTTAGTTGAAAACGCCAATGTTGATCGTGAACGAGTTGGTGTTTACGGTGGCTCTTACGGTGGTTTTATGACGTTAATGGCGCTATTTAAAGAGCCAGAAGTATTCCAATCGGGATCAGCGCTGCGTTTAGTCGCAGATTGGACATCGTACAATCATGGCTATACCTCAAATATTTTGAACACACCTGAAGATGATAAAATTGCGTTTGAGCGCAGCTCGCCAATTTACTTTGCCGAAGGTTTGAGCAAACCTCTTTTGATCAATGCGCCAATGGTGGATGACAACGTATTCTTCCAAGATACCGTAAGACTTGTTCAGCGTTTAATTGAGCTTGAAAAGCAAGACTTTGAAACCGCCATTTACCCAGTTGAACCACATGGTTTTGTGCAGCCAAGCAGCTGGCTAGACGAATATCGTCGTATTTTCAAATTGTTTGAAAATACGCTTTAA
- the rrtA gene encoding rhombosortase, with the protein MLKLSLPISRQALVLPLIVLSLSLLVYLFAPYFESGLIYDKNLVNSAELWRLFTAHFVHTNFNHLLLNLAGLTMLWALHGDHYSHLHYFLALLTSALVCALGIYFYSPDIVRYVGLSGVLHGLFVWGAICDIQKGWRSGYLLFIGVWVKVIYEQIYGASADVEVLINANVAIDAHMWGALGGLLFTIVLALFNKVKQNRINTHFST; encoded by the coding sequence ATGTTGAAGTTGTCATTACCCATTTCTAGGCAAGCACTCGTGTTACCGCTTATTGTTTTATCCTTATCTCTGCTGGTGTACCTGTTTGCGCCCTACTTTGAAAGTGGGCTTATTTACGACAAAAATCTGGTCAATAGCGCTGAACTATGGCGTCTCTTTACAGCGCATTTTGTTCATACCAATTTTAATCATTTACTGTTGAATTTAGCCGGTTTAACCATGCTTTGGGCATTGCATGGCGATCATTACAGTCATTTGCATTATTTTCTGGCCCTACTGACCTCTGCCCTGGTTTGCGCTTTGGGGATTTACTTTTATAGCCCTGATATTGTTCGCTATGTCGGCTTATCTGGCGTTTTACACGGTTTATTTGTGTGGGGCGCGATATGCGATATACAAAAAGGTTGGCGCTCGGGATATTTATTGTTTATTGGCGTTTGGGTAAAGGTCATTTATGAGCAAATTTATGGCGCCAGCGCCGATGTGGAAGTCTTAATTAACGCTAACGTCGCCATTGACGCTCATATGTGGGGCGCTTTAGGTGGCCTGCTATTTACCATAGTTTTGGCTTTATTTAATAAGGTCAAACAAAATCGTATAAATACTCACTTTTCAACTTAA
- a CDS encoding tRNA-uridine aminocarboxypropyltransferase, translated as MSRQYCTRCERPLVTCICQFACQVKNQVEVWFLQHPSEVNKVKGTAKLASLCLDKCKIIVGENFSHNPELNAKIDDPNTNVVLLYPDDEALKVSPMDVPTQQQTLLLILDGTWKKAYKMFQLSSNLHNLAKLTLASDITSEYIIRKHHKATDVSSFEATVHALTALENSQQKYAPMHDSFALFNQFQLTLSKQHSP; from the coding sequence ATGAGCAGACAGTATTGCACAAGGTGTGAACGACCGCTAGTCACATGCATTTGCCAATTCGCTTGTCAGGTTAAAAATCAGGTAGAGGTTTGGTTTTTACAACACCCTTCTGAAGTGAATAAAGTAAAGGGGACGGCGAAATTAGCCAGCCTTTGTCTTGATAAGTGTAAAATCATCGTCGGTGAAAACTTTAGTCATAACCCCGAATTAAACGCAAAAATTGACGACCCCAATACCAACGTGGTTTTATTGTATCCAGATGACGAGGCGCTAAAGGTTAGTCCAATGGACGTGCCAACGCAACAACAAACCTTGCTGTTGATTCTCGATGGTACGTGGAAAAAAGCCTATAAAATGTTTCAACTTTCGAGCAATTTACATAATTTGGCGAAATTAACATTAGCAAGTGATATTACCAGTGAATATATTATTCGCAAACACCATAAAGCAACCGATGTATCTAGCTTTGAAGCCACCGTTCATGCGTTGACAGCACTTGAAAACAGCCAACAAAAATATGCGCCAATGCACGATAGTTTTGCATTATTTAACCAATTTCAATTAACATTGAGCAAGCAACATTCACCTTAG
- the ggt gene encoding gamma-glutamyltransferase, giving the protein MFVSSPVTYRLIIISFAVLLTACSVLSDKNKVQREIREPEAATGLQQAKAKVGERFLVAAANPYASEAGRQILARGGSAIDAAIAVQLTLTLVEPQSSGIGGGAFLLYYDNKHNHLTTFDGREQAPAKANQNLFLKPDGTPVKWIDAVVGGRSVGVPGVLKALEQAHKKYGTLPWQSLFDYPIKLATEGFVVSPRLAKLIAMSFNPGVKKLKPAADYFFPNGEALKAGTLLKNPELARVYQAIALQGSKVFYTGWIAKDIVQAVQNTSIAPGVLSLEDMANYQAREVAPVCGAYRLYQVCGMAPPSSGGVAVLQILKQLEPYNLASFASNDLQSVHLFTQSSRLAFADRARYLADPTFVDVPVGQLLNPQYLNFRSGLIKPNADMGEAVAGEFAHVIAQADDDAIEMPSTSHISIVDANSNAVSMTTSIEMAFGSAVLVNGFLLNNQLTDFSLNPVKDGKVVANALAPHKRPRSSMAPTMVFNSDGSLRLVIGSPGGSRIINYVAQTIIAVLDWQLDIQTAINLPKMTNRNKVTTLEKGTALVDLAPKLEDMGHKVSIRDLNSGIHAIEVVDDKLIGGADPRREGKVLGQ; this is encoded by the coding sequence ATGTTTGTATCTTCCCCAGTGACATATCGATTAATCATCATTAGTTTTGCTGTTTTACTGACCGCTTGTTCTGTTTTAAGTGACAAAAACAAAGTACAAAGGGAAATAAGAGAGCCTGAAGCCGCGACCGGTTTACAACAAGCAAAAGCGAAAGTTGGTGAAAGGTTTTTAGTGGCAGCAGCTAACCCATACGCCAGTGAAGCCGGACGACAAATATTAGCTCGCGGTGGTAGCGCAATTGATGCAGCAATTGCCGTGCAACTTACCTTAACATTGGTTGAACCTCAATCCTCTGGCATTGGTGGAGGCGCATTTTTACTTTATTACGACAATAAACATAATCACCTAACCACATTTGATGGACGCGAACAGGCACCGGCAAAGGCTAACCAAAACCTTTTTTTAAAGCCCGATGGAACCCCCGTTAAATGGATTGATGCCGTTGTTGGTGGTCGAAGTGTCGGCGTTCCTGGGGTGTTAAAAGCGTTAGAGCAAGCGCATAAAAAATATGGCACATTGCCATGGCAAAGCCTATTTGACTACCCCATAAAGTTGGCCACAGAAGGTTTTGTGGTATCACCTAGATTGGCAAAATTAATCGCTATGTCCTTTAACCCAGGGGTGAAAAAGTTAAAACCTGCAGCTGATTATTTCTTTCCGAATGGTGAAGCACTTAAAGCGGGAACCTTGTTGAAAAATCCTGAACTTGCTCGGGTTTATCAAGCGATTGCGCTTCAAGGGAGTAAGGTTTTTTATACTGGTTGGATAGCCAAAGACATTGTTCAAGCTGTGCAAAATACCAGCATCGCGCCAGGGGTTTTATCATTGGAAGATATGGCGAATTACCAAGCACGAGAAGTTGCACCTGTATGTGGTGCGTATCGACTTTATCAAGTGTGTGGGATGGCTCCACCTAGCTCTGGTGGTGTTGCAGTGTTGCAAATATTAAAACAATTAGAACCATATAACCTAGCAAGCTTTGCTTCAAATGACTTGCAATCGGTCCATTTGTTTACTCAGAGCTCACGTTTAGCCTTTGCTGATAGAGCCAGGTATCTTGCAGATCCGACGTTTGTTGATGTTCCTGTCGGTCAGTTACTAAATCCGCAGTACCTAAATTTTCGATCTGGCTTAATAAAACCAAATGCCGATATGGGGGAGGCCGTTGCAGGTGAGTTTGCTCATGTCATCGCGCAAGCGGATGATGATGCCATTGAAATGCCATCAACTTCACACATTTCCATTGTCGATGCTAACTCAAATGCTGTTTCAATGACGACCTCGATAGAAATGGCTTTTGGCTCAGCGGTTTTGGTCAACGGCTTTTTGCTCAACAACCAGTTAACCGATTTTTCTTTAAACCCAGTAAAAGACGGTAAAGTCGTGGCTAATGCGTTAGCACCTCATAAACGCCCACGCAGCTCAATGGCGCCAACGATGGTATTTAATTCTGACGGTAGTTTACGCTTAGTGATAGGTTCACCAGGTGGCAGTCGAATTATCAATTACGTAGCTCAAACGATTATTGCTGTGCTGGATTGGCAATTGGATATCCAAACGGCGATAAACTTACCTAAAATGACCAATCGCAATAAAGTAACCACCTTAGAAAAGGGTACGGCGTTAGTTGATTTAGCGCCTAAGTTAGAAGATATGGGACATAAAGTATCAATTCGAGACTTAAACAGTGGTATTCATGCCATAGAAGTCGTTGACGACAAATTGATAGGTGGTGCCGATCCAAGACGAGAAGGTAAGGTTCTCGGTCAATAA